From Pseudoalteromonas viridis, one genomic window encodes:
- a CDS encoding disulfide bond formation protein B: protein MLFELETYTRHAKWLGLAAIGVSVLAWTVELMGAVYVCPYCRVQRTVIGLLGLILFSGAARHWLGKYAALVMGFFGAVVAANQHFMGWKKISAGKFAFNDTLIIDPFLLSGLAMSAIIGLVWLVTRQEK, encoded by the coding sequence ATGTTATTTGAGTTAGAAACCTATACCCGCCACGCTAAGTGGCTGGGCCTGGCCGCTATTGGTGTCTCTGTGCTTGCCTGGACGGTGGAGTTAATGGGCGCCGTTTATGTTTGTCCATACTGCCGTGTACAGCGCACTGTGATTGGCCTGCTCGGCCTGATTTTATTCTCGGGGGCTGCACGCCACTGGCTGGGTAAGTATGCGGCGCTGGTCATGGGGTTCTTTGGCGCAGTTGTGGCCGCCAATCAGCACTTTATGGGCTGGAAAAAGATTTCGGCTGGTAAGTTTGCATTCAATGATACCCTGATCATTGACCCCTTCCTGCTGTCGGGCCTGGCAATGTCGGCAATAATTGGCTTAGTTTGGCTCGTCACCCGGCAAGAAAAGTGA
- a CDS encoding efflux RND transporter periplasmic adaptor subunit — translation MQITTRVIASVMLITTVLFYSNTGTAQTTQVEVYTPSATKQPRVMTLSGSVEARHHAQLASQESGLVQTLLVDAGDTVNKGAPLLKLDATLAELNLAQARAGAQAAKISVDEAQRLLDEVEALSKKQSVAQTLIGERTAALANAKAELIKQRALVALAQEKLNRHILYAPFTGVIGQRTVDMGEWVTPGNSLFTLVAESDLRIVVNVPQEYFPLLRSTPNLPVMVTPDINAAKPIKAQISRIVAVTDPSSRTFTAHIDLTDSMAVHAQFTPGMSAQADLLLSAQDGAVWIPKKAVKQHPDGGSSVFIADNNTAKRKMVTVTATRPDYVAVTGLTGNEPVITTGIELLKEGTQLQISARAGNLQ, via the coding sequence ATGCAGATTACCACACGCGTTATCGCAAGCGTTATGCTGATCACCACCGTGTTGTTTTATAGCAACACAGGCACAGCACAAACCACACAAGTTGAGGTTTACACCCCCAGTGCGACAAAGCAACCCAGGGTGATGACACTCAGCGGCTCAGTAGAAGCCAGGCACCATGCACAACTGGCCAGTCAGGAGTCGGGTCTGGTGCAAACTCTACTTGTTGATGCCGGTGATACCGTCAACAAAGGGGCGCCTTTACTCAAACTCGACGCCACACTGGCCGAATTAAATCTGGCCCAGGCCAGAGCCGGTGCTCAGGCGGCAAAAATCTCGGTTGATGAAGCGCAGCGACTGTTAGATGAAGTGGAGGCCCTATCAAAAAAGCAAAGTGTGGCACAAACGCTGATTGGTGAGCGCACCGCAGCGCTGGCCAACGCCAAAGCTGAACTGATAAAACAACGTGCTCTGGTGGCCTTAGCCCAGGAAAAGCTCAATCGTCACATACTGTATGCCCCCTTTACAGGCGTCATCGGGCAACGCACCGTAGACATGGGCGAGTGGGTCACACCGGGCAATTCGCTCTTTACCCTGGTTGCTGAGTCGGACTTGCGGATTGTGGTCAATGTGCCGCAGGAATACTTCCCTCTGTTGCGCTCAACGCCCAACCTGCCTGTTATGGTTACGCCCGATATCAATGCAGCTAAGCCCATCAAGGCACAGATCAGCCGCATCGTCGCTGTAACCGATCCATCCAGCCGCACTTTCACCGCTCATATAGATTTAACCGATTCCATGGCGGTGCATGCGCAATTTACTCCAGGTATGTCGGCTCAGGCCGATCTGTTGTTGAGCGCACAAGACGGGGCTGTGTGGATCCCTAAAAAGGCGGTAAAACAGCATCCGGATGGTGGCAGCAGCGTATTTATTGCCGATAACAACACAGCCAAACGTAAGATGGTAACCGTCACCGCTACACGACCAGACTATGTTGCCGTGACCGGCCTGACAGGAAATGAGCCGGTGATCACCACCGGCATTGAGCTGTTAAAGGAAGGCACACAACTTCAGATAAGCGCCAGGGCAGGTAACTTACAATGA
- a CDS encoding LysR family transcriptional regulator — translation MPHTPNFEDIRYFIEVAGTRNLSRASERLGITQPSVSAAMKRLEQSFGTDLLVRHKNGVALTKAGEVLQEQGQRFMTDWSQLKSNVYQANGEMAGTFTLGCHPSVALYTLPHILGALNTKYPGLIFNLVHDLSRKVTEQVISNEIDFALVINPVRHPELVIHSLLFDNVTLWCAQSTDVTEREALPLYCDPNLKQTQQLLKSLPDFSHHQIASNNLEVISALVACGLGLGILPERVARRAPAPLTTYSVKIKPVPDELCFIYRADKQNHAVSSQLHREIKLLLSD, via the coding sequence ATGCCCCATACGCCCAATTTTGAAGATATACGCTACTTTATCGAAGTGGCCGGTACGAGAAATTTATCTCGCGCTTCTGAACGCCTGGGGATCACCCAGCCCAGTGTCAGCGCCGCGATGAAACGACTGGAACAGAGTTTTGGTACCGACCTGCTGGTACGGCACAAAAATGGTGTGGCATTGACCAAAGCGGGTGAAGTATTGCAAGAACAGGGACAGCGTTTTATGACTGACTGGAGCCAGCTGAAGTCGAACGTCTACCAGGCAAACGGTGAAATGGCCGGAACCTTCACTCTGGGTTGCCACCCTTCCGTGGCACTCTATACATTGCCTCACATATTGGGGGCTTTAAACACTAAGTACCCTGGTTTGATATTCAATCTGGTCCATGACTTGTCAAGGAAAGTGACAGAGCAAGTGATCAGTAATGAAATCGACTTTGCATTGGTCATCAATCCCGTCAGACACCCTGAGCTGGTGATCCACAGTTTGTTATTTGATAATGTGACACTCTGGTGTGCGCAATCCACGGATGTTACAGAGCGCGAAGCCCTGCCTTTGTATTGTGACCCGAATCTCAAACAAACACAGCAATTGCTTAAGTCCCTGCCCGATTTTTCTCATCATCAGATTGCGTCTAACAACCTTGAAGTGATCTCTGCCCTGGTTGCCTGTGGGCTGGGTTTGGGGATTTTACCTGAGCGCGTTGCCAGGCGCGCACCGGCACCCCTGACAACGTATAGCGTAAAAATAAAGCCTGTTCCGGATGAGTTGTGCTTTATTTATCGGGCTGATAAGCAAAATCATGCGGTCAGTTCACAGTTACATCGCGAGATTAAACTGCTGCTATCTGATTAG
- a CDS encoding efflux RND transporter permease subunit has product MIESAVKRGTLVAVVVLITTILGLVSALNIPVQMIPDLEVRTITVQTGWPGATPQDVEKEILIEQERYLRSLPNLQRMISFAEMGEATIELEFPFGVEVNDALIRVNNALSQVPAYPENVDQPRLFSSSFSSNAFMFFLLKPQPGNPLQLDMDLLRDYAEDYIRPRMESVSGVSEVGIGGGAQRQIQIKVDAARLAQRGISLSDVRTVIRDRNRDTSGGDIESGESRYLLRVIGRFEQLNELENLIIKRDGNANVLLKDVASVTLDHFETRGVSYSNGERTLRLSVRRESGSNVLDIKEQMLPVVEEINQQLLAQNGLELTLLSDDVRYVKSSLENVWTNLALGALLATLVMYFFLRSGRATLVGVMGIPLCTIAAFFALMSFGRTINVISLAGVAFAIGMTVDNTIVVLESIVQAKREGVSRRLAAINGVKEVWPAVLASTATTVLVFAPILFVQQEAGQLYSDIAIAISGAIIASMLVAIFVVPVALANFGKKQDLEEKRQVELGTYWLKLSQLFTRTTTQARIASAAFIVVIMGLAATLMPAAEYLPEGEEPKAFSMMIAPPNYNLTEMEKIGTELRAYFDGYVQADNSDFLAGKTDMPPLEYYAMSVSVGRIWFLSAPVEPEHINQMMNAITDKFRSYEGMRAFSARGSIISSNDGGTRAVAVDIAGANITDLYSAAEAVYAEADKLFDKPQINSDPRSLTLDQPLIEIQPRWARLAELNLDNRDFGYAVAAMSDGAYVDEFILNDDKIDMFLFSGAGNRQTIEQLSTTPIITPNGQILPLNALADLVESKNSNSVRRVDGNRTVTVYIIPPRDVALETAEQIVRQQLLPNLWQQGKIAQGIKVNISGAADQLEATKSSLSGNFVIALVLSYLLLVAIFTHWRYPLFILATVPLGMAGGLLGLVTVNGINSALSAMGLSAFHQPFDMITMLGFLILLGTVVNNPILIVDQTRRYVMEQGLKVKEAVQQAVAKRLRPILMSTTTTIFGLAPLVLIPGEGTELYRGVGIIVLSGILVSTLLSLTFLPALLVAVIKDEKPA; this is encoded by the coding sequence ATGATAGAATCAGCGGTAAAACGCGGCACCTTAGTGGCCGTGGTGGTGCTGATCACCACCATTTTGGGCCTGGTATCAGCACTGAACATTCCCGTACAGATGATCCCGGACCTGGAAGTCAGAACCATTACGGTGCAAACGGGCTGGCCCGGTGCCACGCCACAGGATGTAGAAAAAGAGATCCTGATAGAGCAGGAGCGCTATCTGCGCAGCTTGCCAAACCTGCAACGTATGATCTCATTTGCCGAAATGGGCGAGGCCACCATAGAGCTGGAGTTCCCCTTCGGCGTTGAGGTCAACGACGCCCTGATCCGGGTCAACAATGCGCTTAGTCAGGTGCCCGCTTATCCGGAAAATGTCGATCAGCCGCGACTGTTTTCCAGCTCATTCTCCAGCAACGCTTTTATGTTTTTCCTGCTAAAACCCCAGCCGGGTAACCCATTACAACTGGACATGGACTTGCTGCGAGATTATGCCGAAGATTATATTCGCCCCCGTATGGAGAGCGTCTCCGGAGTCTCTGAGGTGGGGATTGGCGGTGGTGCACAACGGCAGATCCAAATCAAGGTCGATGCCGCACGCCTCGCCCAGCGCGGCATCAGCCTGAGCGATGTCAGAACCGTGATCCGCGACCGTAACCGTGATACCTCAGGCGGTGATATCGAAAGTGGTGAAAGCCGCTACCTGTTGCGTGTGATTGGCCGTTTTGAGCAACTCAACGAACTGGAAAACCTCATCATCAAGCGTGATGGCAACGCCAATGTACTGCTCAAAGATGTGGCCAGCGTCACTCTGGATCACTTCGAAACACGCGGCGTGTCTTATTCGAATGGAGAGCGCACTTTACGCCTGTCGGTACGTCGCGAAAGCGGCTCAAATGTGCTCGATATCAAAGAACAAATGTTGCCTGTGGTTGAAGAAATTAATCAACAATTACTGGCACAAAACGGCCTGGAGCTGACCCTGCTCAGCGACGATGTGCGCTATGTAAAAAGCTCGCTAGAGAACGTCTGGACCAACCTGGCGCTGGGTGCCCTGCTGGCCACTTTGGTTATGTATTTCTTCCTGCGCTCAGGCCGTGCGACCCTGGTTGGCGTGATGGGGATCCCGTTATGTACCATCGCCGCATTCTTTGCGCTGATGAGCTTTGGTCGCACCATCAATGTGATCTCGCTGGCAGGGGTTGCCTTTGCCATCGGCATGACAGTGGATAACACCATAGTGGTACTGGAGTCTATTGTTCAGGCCAAACGTGAAGGAGTCAGCCGACGCTTAGCCGCCATCAATGGCGTAAAGGAAGTCTGGCCTGCAGTACTGGCATCAACCGCCACCACAGTCCTGGTGTTCGCCCCGATTTTATTTGTTCAGCAGGAGGCCGGACAACTCTACTCAGATATTGCGATTGCCATTTCAGGTGCCATCATCGCTTCTATGCTTGTCGCCATTTTTGTGGTGCCCGTAGCGCTGGCAAATTTTGGTAAAAAACAGGATCTGGAAGAAAAGCGTCAGGTTGAACTAGGCACTTACTGGCTGAAGTTATCACAGCTGTTTACCCGTACTACCACTCAGGCACGCATTGCCAGTGCCGCGTTTATTGTGGTTATTATGGGCCTGGCTGCGACGTTAATGCCTGCCGCCGAATACCTGCCGGAAGGGGAGGAACCCAAAGCCTTCTCTATGATGATAGCGCCGCCCAACTATAACCTGACCGAAATGGAAAAAATTGGCACCGAGTTGCGCGCTTATTTTGATGGTTATGTACAGGCCGACAACAGCGACTTTTTAGCTGGTAAAACGGATATGCCACCGCTGGAATACTATGCCATGTCGGTGTCGGTTGGGCGGATTTGGTTCTTAAGTGCCCCGGTCGAGCCGGAGCATATTAATCAGATGATGAATGCCATCACAGACAAGTTCAGAAGCTATGAAGGTATGCGCGCATTCTCGGCGCGTGGTTCAATTATTTCCAGCAACGATGGCGGAACACGTGCCGTGGCCGTCGATATTGCCGGTGCGAATATCACCGATCTGTACAGTGCGGCGGAAGCTGTGTATGCAGAGGCTGACAAACTCTTTGATAAGCCCCAGATCAACTCAGACCCCAGATCGCTGACACTCGACCAGCCACTGATTGAGATCCAGCCTCGCTGGGCACGACTGGCAGAGCTTAACCTCGACAACCGGGATTTCGGTTACGCGGTGGCTGCTATGAGTGATGGCGCGTACGTAGACGAGTTTATCCTGAACGATGACAAAATCGACATGTTCCTGTTCAGTGGCGCAGGCAATCGCCAGACCATAGAGCAGCTGTCTACCACGCCTATCATCACGCCTAACGGGCAAATACTGCCGCTCAATGCGCTGGCCGATCTGGTTGAAAGTAAAAACAGTAACTCAGTGCGCCGCGTTGATGGTAACCGAACGGTTACTGTTTATATCATTCCACCCAGAGACGTAGCACTGGAAACGGCCGAGCAGATAGTCCGTCAGCAGCTGTTACCTAATCTCTGGCAGCAAGGCAAAATTGCCCAGGGCATTAAGGTCAACATCAGTGGCGCGGCAGATCAGCTGGAGGCCACTAAGTCGTCGCTGTCTGGCAACTTTGTGATAGCACTGGTGCTGAGCTACCTGCTGTTGGTGGCGATTTTTACCCACTGGCGTTACCCGTTGTTTATTCTGGCAACCGTGCCGCTGGGTATGGCCGGTGGTTTGCTAGGGCTGGTGACTGTGAATGGCATTAACAGTGCCCTGTCGGCCATGGGGCTCAGTGCCTTCCATCAGCCGTTTGACATGATCACTATGCTGGGCTTTTTGATCCTGCTGGGTACTGTGGTCAATAACCCAATCCTGATTGTGGATCAGACTCGCCGTTACGTGATGGAGCAGGGGTTAAAGGTCAAAGAAGCCGTTCAGCAGGCTGTGGCAAAACGCCTGCGACCAATACTGATGTCAACCACCACCACCATTTTTGGTCTGGCGCCTCTGGTGCTGATCCCCGGAGAGGGCACAGAATTGTACCGTGGGGTAGGTATTATCGTACTGAGCGGTATTCTGGTTTCAACGCTGCTCAGCCTGACCTTTTTACCGGCATTGCTGGTCGCTGTTATTAAGGATGAAAAACCGGCTTAA
- a CDS encoding VOC family protein — translation MKQNIAHVALVVNDYDEALDFYVGKLKFELIEDTYQAEQDKRWVVVAPPNSQGIALLLAKASKPEQKRFVGDQAGGRVFLFLSTDDFWRDYKAMKAEGVQFVREPEKQDYGTVAVFEDVYGNLWDLIQYSDDHPMSRRGC, via the coding sequence ATGAAACAGAATATTGCGCACGTGGCACTGGTGGTTAATGACTACGACGAAGCGCTCGATTTTTATGTCGGTAAACTCAAGTTTGAGTTAATAGAGGATACCTATCAGGCGGAGCAGGATAAACGCTGGGTAGTCGTGGCACCGCCCAATTCTCAGGGGATTGCTCTATTGCTGGCAAAAGCCTCTAAACCCGAACAAAAACGCTTTGTGGGCGACCAGGCAGGCGGCCGTGTGTTCTTGTTTTTAAGCACCGACGATTTTTGGCGGGACTATAAAGCGATGAAAGCCGAGGGGGTTCAGTTTGTACGTGAACCCGAGAAACAAGACTATGGCACGGTAGCCGTATTTGAGGACGTGTATGGAAATTTGTGGGATCTGATCCAGTACAGCGATGACCACCCGATGTCTCGCAGGGGCTGCTAG
- a CDS encoding PhzF family phenazine biosynthesis protein, whose protein sequence is MQYDMYIVDAFTQAQFKGNSAAVLPVTQWPQDATMQHIAAENNLSETAFIRSVESAQGFHFEIRWFSPLTEIDFCGHATLAASFVIFNHLGVQGEITFITREVGRLTVNQLTDQRIEMSFPNQKPELIAEVPDALLEGLSEQPVQVLKNRQAYFAVFDNAAVIEQLTYHSDVLKQLAPFDVVVTAPSEQYDFISRYFWPANGGDEDPVTGSIHAGLAPYWAERLGRNELVAYQASQRGGVLHCQMGEERVLISGFGVLYLQGTIFIAD, encoded by the coding sequence ATGCAGTATGACATGTACATTGTAGATGCCTTTACCCAGGCACAATTTAAAGGCAACTCTGCTGCGGTGCTCCCGGTTACGCAATGGCCACAAGACGCCACAATGCAGCACATTGCGGCTGAAAACAACCTCTCCGAAACTGCGTTTATCCGCTCGGTAGAGAGCGCTCAGGGCTTTCACTTTGAGATCCGCTGGTTTTCTCCGCTGACAGAAATTGATTTTTGTGGTCATGCGACACTCGCGGCGTCGTTTGTGATTTTTAATCACTTAGGCGTACAGGGAGAAATTACCTTTATCACCCGTGAAGTGGGCCGTTTAACGGTTAATCAGCTGACCGATCAGCGTATTGAGATGAGTTTTCCCAATCAAAAACCTGAGCTCATCGCTGAGGTCCCCGACGCTTTACTGGAGGGGTTGTCTGAGCAGCCTGTACAGGTACTCAAGAATCGACAAGCTTACTTTGCGGTGTTTGATAACGCGGCGGTGATTGAACAGCTGACTTACCACAGCGATGTACTTAAACAACTCGCCCCGTTTGACGTGGTGGTAACCGCGCCTTCAGAGCAATACGATTTCATTTCTCGCTATTTCTGGCCTGCCAACGGCGGTGATGAAGATCCGGTAACCGGTTCTATTCACGCCGGACTGGCCCCTTACTGGGCTGAGCGCCTCGGTCGCAATGAACTGGTGGCTTACCAGGCGTCGCAGCGCGGTGGGGTGTTGCATTGTCAGATGGGGGAAGAGCGAGTGCTGATCTCCGGGTTTGGTGTGTTGTATTTGCAGGGGACGATTTTTATCGCGGATTAA
- a CDS encoding SDR family NAD(P)-dependent oxidoreductase, with translation MIILIVGGSGGIGQALVKRFASEQPKAQIYATYRTTKPNIELDHVHWVQIDASREDDVRALAKQLPDVDLLINATGLLHTPDKLPEKSIQEFDPDFFNENLKANTLPTLLLAKHFAKALKAKQTTYFVALSARIGSISDNQLGGWISYRSAKAALNMALKTISIEWRYKLPNCCVLAFHPGTTDTALSVPFQKNVPPGKLFTADFVAQSLIDLIQSKQASDSGGFYSYDGSAITW, from the coding sequence GTGATCATTTTAATTGTAGGCGGCTCAGGCGGCATCGGGCAGGCACTTGTAAAGCGTTTTGCCAGTGAACAACCCAAGGCCCAAATTTATGCAACATACCGCACCACAAAACCCAATATTGAGCTCGACCATGTCCACTGGGTGCAGATTGACGCAAGCCGGGAAGATGATGTTCGCGCTTTGGCAAAACAACTACCAGATGTCGATTTACTGATCAATGCAACGGGGCTGCTGCATACCCCAGACAAGCTGCCGGAAAAATCCATTCAGGAATTTGATCCAGACTTTTTTAACGAAAACCTCAAAGCCAATACCCTGCCAACGCTGTTGCTGGCCAAACACTTTGCCAAAGCACTCAAGGCCAAACAGACGACTTATTTTGTTGCCCTGTCTGCACGTATTGGCAGTATTTCTGATAACCAGCTGGGTGGGTGGATAAGCTACCGTAGTGCAAAAGCCGCACTCAATATGGCGCTCAAAACCATCAGTATTGAATGGCGCTACAAATTGCCAAACTGCTGCGTACTGGCGTTTCATCCGGGCACCACAGACACCGCCTTGTCTGTGCCGTTTCAAAAAAACGTGCCGCCCGGCAAACTATTTACTGCCGATTTTGTGGCACAGAGCCTGATTGACCTGATCCAGAGTAAACAGGCATCAGATAGCGGCGGGTTCTATAGTTATGATGGTTCAGCGATCACCTGGTAA
- a CDS encoding amidohydrolase family protein, whose product MKTIITKLSAALAMLSVAQFSHASETPAASPDALLLTQVQIVDVDQQTIRRGAVLVEQGKIAAEYSAPPANFKGQTLDLNNRWLIPGLIDMHVHAFGNRAPHAKSDFAGTEKIAQRVLYAGVTGFVDLFGHEQGLINARQQQRTGTFFGADIYSSLSCLTAPKGHCTEYGLKTRTMSTPEEAIAQVQSLAKAKPDVIKVVYQPSDDQPSIDRATFAAIVQQSNQLGIKTIVHLKTWQEVSDALEVGATAFTHIPGTPIPTGLADKIAKAKMVVIPTMTVHTDLTDFLFDKTVIASELLQAMTTPAIIAGYQSEETMKKWGDREAKWRKQDAQRTANLAALVKAGVIVLAGTDAGNYGTIQGYSVHREILKFTQAGMTNWQALAAATTRSGSFLGIDNTLQTGAQASFVILDASPIEDIQNTQKIHAVIHQGKVVDREQTLKNGF is encoded by the coding sequence ATGAAAACAATAATAACAAAGCTCTCAGCTGCACTCGCCATGCTTTCGGTGGCACAGTTCAGCCATGCGAGTGAAACGCCAGCCGCTTCACCAGACGCACTGCTGCTCACTCAGGTGCAGATTGTCGATGTCGACCAGCAAACGATCCGCCGCGGTGCGGTGCTGGTAGAACAAGGCAAGATAGCCGCTGAATACTCTGCACCGCCAGCCAACTTTAAAGGTCAGACTCTGGATCTAAATAATCGCTGGCTCATTCCAGGGCTCATCGACATGCATGTTCATGCGTTTGGCAATCGGGCACCGCATGCCAAATCAGACTTTGCCGGTACTGAAAAAATCGCTCAACGCGTGCTGTATGCAGGTGTGACCGGTTTTGTAGACTTATTTGGCCACGAGCAAGGCCTTATAAACGCGCGGCAACAACAAAGGACAGGCACCTTTTTTGGTGCCGATATTTACAGCAGCTTATCTTGTCTGACCGCACCAAAAGGCCACTGTACAGAGTACGGCCTGAAAACACGCACTATGTCGACCCCTGAAGAGGCAATCGCTCAGGTGCAAAGCCTGGCTAAAGCCAAACCGGACGTGATTAAAGTGGTGTATCAACCCAGTGACGATCAACCTTCCATTGATAGGGCCACCTTTGCAGCCATCGTCCAGCAAAGTAACCAGTTGGGGATCAAGACCATTGTTCACCTTAAAACCTGGCAGGAGGTCAGTGATGCCCTCGAAGTGGGTGCCACAGCCTTTACACACATTCCCGGTACCCCCATCCCAACAGGGCTGGCAGATAAAATAGCCAAGGCAAAGATGGTGGTGATCCCCACCATGACAGTTCACACCGATTTGACGGATTTTCTGTTCGATAAAACAGTGATCGCCTCAGAGCTGCTGCAGGCCATGACCACCCCAGCCATCATTGCAGGTTACCAGAGCGAAGAAACCATGAAGAAGTGGGGCGACCGGGAGGCAAAATGGCGTAAACAGGATGCACAAAGAACCGCGAACCTGGCCGCACTGGTCAAAGCCGGTGTAATCGTTTTAGCAGGCACAGACGCCGGTAACTACGGCACTATTCAGGGTTACTCTGTGCACAGAGAGATACTAAAGTTCACTCAAGCAGGTATGACAAACTGGCAGGCATTGGCCGCTGCCACCACACGCTCGGGTTCCTTTTTGGGCATTGATAACACCCTGCAAACCGGTGCTCAGGCAAGCTTTGTGATCCTCGATGCCTCGCCGATAGAGGATATTCAGAATACCCAAAAAATTCACGCCGTGATCCATCAAGGCAAAGTGGTGGACCGGGAGCAGACCCTTAAAAACGGATTTTAA